The following coding sequences lie in one Atribacterota bacterium genomic window:
- the rimO gene encoding 30S ribosomal protein S12 methylthiotransferase RimO encodes MKRIAFVSLGCDKNLVDSEIALGKLVSAGYNFFSSLEEAQVLVLNTCAFIDDARRETEEWIRKFVSLKKKDPRKVLVVMGCYVERIKEKALSLYPEVDYWIGVNDFPHIVEILKNGEHSAASRLFIDGPPFLYDHGTERLLATPSHYAYIKIAEGCNNHCSFCVIPLIRGPLRSRPWEDIIQEALNLVEMGVREIILVAQDLSSYGLDLYHRRSLPFLLKKLGENLPSSVWLRLLYVSPYGIDDQLLEVVASTRQVVKYLDVPLQHINARILQGMNRPFSRAQLEEQLLRIRTFIPGVFLRTTLMVGFPGEDEEIFEELLNFVYHVRFERMGVFCYSSEPGTPAFTLNQMVEETVKRERYQILMHLQEGVMEEIHRGLVGQTVEVILEEGPQSGGKRYLWGRTYGDAPQVDCRIKVWVTGKKRFVPGTILQVRVKKGSAYELEGEIV; translated from the coding sequence GTGAAACGTATTGCCTTTGTAAGTTTGGGTTGCGATAAAAACCTGGTTGATTCAGAAATCGCTTTAGGTAAGCTGGTTTCTGCAGGGTATAATTTTTTTTCCTCTTTGGAAGAAGCGCAGGTTCTTGTTTTAAACACCTGTGCTTTTATCGATGATGCTCGCCGTGAAACAGAGGAATGGATCAGAAAATTTGTATCGCTCAAAAAGAAAGACCCTCGTAAGGTTCTGGTAGTCATGGGCTGTTATGTGGAAAGAATCAAAGAAAAGGCGCTCTCTCTGTATCCCGAAGTCGATTACTGGATTGGAGTGAACGATTTTCCACACATTGTAGAAATTCTAAAAAACGGTGAACACAGTGCTGCATCTCGGCTTTTTATCGATGGACCTCCTTTTCTCTACGACCACGGGACCGAGAGATTGCTTGCCACTCCCTCTCATTATGCCTATATTAAAATTGCCGAGGGTTGCAATAACCACTGTAGTTTTTGCGTCATTCCGCTTATACGTGGTCCGTTGCGGAGCCGACCTTGGGAGGATATTATCCAGGAAGCTTTGAACTTAGTGGAGATGGGTGTTCGGGAAATCATTCTTGTGGCACAGGATTTATCTTCCTACGGCTTAGACTTGTATCATCGGAGGAGCTTACCTTTTCTCCTGAAAAAGTTGGGAGAAAACCTGCCGTCTTCGGTGTGGCTACGACTCTTGTATGTATCACCTTACGGGATTGATGACCAGCTTCTGGAGGTGGTGGCTTCCACAAGGCAGGTTGTGAAATATCTTGATGTTCCCCTGCAGCACATTAATGCTCGTATTTTACAAGGTATGAATCGTCCCTTTTCGCGAGCCCAGCTTGAGGAACAACTTCTTCGAATCAGGACGTTCATTCCTGGGGTTTTCCTGAGGACCACCCTTATGGTTGGTTTTCCTGGTGAAGATGAAGAAATTTTCGAAGAACTCCTGAATTTTGTGTACCACGTTCGCTTTGAAAGAATGGGGGTATTTTGCTATTCGTCGGAACCAGGGACTCCTGCTTTCACTCTGAACCAGATGGTGGAAGAAACGGTCAAAAGAGAACGCTATCAAATACTCATGCATCTTCAGGAAGGGGTTATGGAAGAGATTCATCGGGGTCTTGTAGGTCAAACGGTGGAGGTGATTCTGGAGGAAGGTCCTCAAAGTGGAGGAAAACGCTACCTTTGGGGTCGAACGTATGGGGATGCGCCTCAGGTTGATTGTCGAATCAAGGTGTGGGTAACCGGGAAAAAGCGGTTTGTTCCAGGAACGATATTGCAGGTAAGGGTTAAAAAAGGTTCTGCATATGAG
- a CDS encoding DNA translocase FtsK 4TM domain-containing protein: MPEQGRKIVIVSFLGVFALYILLSFFSTSVGVIGEKIKVSFLFTLGIGAYALPFFLAYLAYEIAILNLVRRYRFIGRIIGLLLWLFIFLTLVERRAVKSQVILVDYNLGGRVGSALYSLLNRYLGESGTLLFLFLFAFLGTYLLGEGKLIRQLVHFAKSLGKKPGSIKPEKIPSDSTSSEAWKSPVSSPVFPASSIEEVFEVTSLVSKTSSPKRIKKSVPPQEVEEWILPSSRILSSHSAKGEEKTRKEIAEEIAKLEKTLAEFNVAGRVTNFQVGPTVTRYEFQPAPGVKVNKIVNLSNDIALAFAVAAVRIEAPIPGRSAVGIEIPNRRKEIVSLRELVEEEGFYQDPSPLKIALGKDVAGKPLIWDLREAPHLLIAGATGSGKSVCINTILASLLFRSDPNVLRIALIDPKKVELSLYAGLPHLCGPVISEVRLVIKFLKWLCREMDSRYELLSELSCRNVDEYNRLVEKKEQLPYVVVVIDELADLMMTAASDVEGYICRLAQMARAVGIHLVVATQRPSVDVITGLIKANFPSRLAFAVYSQVDSRTILDMPGAEKLLGNGDLLFAPIGVGKPIRGQGAFISTEETKKVVEHWSRQKGSIHYSMEFVFRDEEVEISEDEDDVYGEAVKIVMESGRASTSLLQRRLRIGFNRAARLIERMEREGIVGPYEGSKPRKVIMRRGEQ; encoded by the coding sequence ATGCCAGAGCAGGGAAGGAAAATTGTAATTGTCTCCTTTCTGGGTGTTTTTGCCCTTTATATTTTGTTGTCTTTTTTCTCCACTAGCGTTGGTGTAATCGGGGAAAAGATCAAAGTGAGTTTTCTTTTTACCCTGGGGATAGGGGCTTATGCGCTACCATTTTTTTTGGCGTACCTTGCCTACGAAATTGCCATCTTGAACCTGGTGAGACGATATAGATTTATCGGTCGAATCATTGGTCTCTTGCTCTGGTTGTTTATCTTTCTGACATTGGTGGAAAGAAGGGCAGTGAAAAGCCAGGTTATTCTTGTAGACTACAATCTTGGTGGTAGGGTTGGAAGTGCTCTGTATTCCCTACTGAATCGTTATCTGGGGGAGAGTGGGACCCTTCTTTTCCTGTTCCTCTTTGCATTTCTGGGTACGTACCTTCTTGGTGAAGGAAAGCTGATTCGACAACTTGTGCACTTTGCAAAATCCTTGGGTAAGAAGCCTGGTTCTATAAAGCCTGAAAAGATTCCTTCCGACTCCACTTCTTCTGAGGCTTGGAAATCTCCTGTTTCTTCTCCTGTTTTTCCTGCTTCTTCAATTGAGGAAGTCTTTGAAGTTACTTCTCTGGTTTCCAAGACATCGAGCCCCAAGAGAATAAAAAAATCTGTTCCTCCCCAGGAAGTGGAGGAATGGATTTTGCCTTCCTCAAGAATTCTTTCCTCTCATTCTGCTAAAGGAGAGGAAAAAACCCGAAAAGAGATTGCCGAAGAAATAGCCAAACTGGAAAAAACCCTGGCAGAGTTTAATGTGGCTGGAAGAGTGACTAATTTTCAGGTTGGTCCCACCGTGACCAGGTACGAATTCCAGCCTGCCCCGGGAGTTAAGGTGAACAAAATAGTCAATTTGTCTAACGACATTGCTTTAGCCTTTGCGGTGGCGGCGGTGAGGATCGAAGCTCCTATTCCTGGTCGTTCTGCAGTCGGTATTGAGATTCCAAACCGGCGTAAAGAAATTGTTTCTCTGCGGGAATTGGTGGAAGAGGAAGGGTTTTACCAGGACCCATCTCCTCTTAAGATTGCGCTGGGGAAAGATGTTGCTGGAAAGCCACTGATCTGGGACCTGCGTGAAGCCCCACATTTGCTCATCGCTGGGGCAACGGGTTCAGGGAAGAGTGTCTGTATTAACACAATTCTGGCGAGCCTACTGTTTCGATCTGACCCAAATGTTCTGCGTATTGCCCTTATCGATCCCAAAAAGGTTGAGCTTTCTCTCTATGCTGGACTTCCTCATCTTTGTGGCCCGGTCATTTCTGAGGTCCGTCTGGTCATCAAATTCTTAAAATGGTTGTGCCGGGAGATGGATTCGAGATATGAACTCCTTTCGGAACTTTCCTGTCGGAACGTTGACGAATACAACCGTTTGGTGGAAAAGAAAGAGCAGTTACCGTATGTGGTGGTCGTTATTGATGAACTTGCCGATTTGATGATGACGGCTGCTTCGGATGTGGAGGGATATATCTGCCGACTGGCTCAAATGGCCAGGGCTGTAGGCATTCACCTTGTCGTTGCTACCCAGAGACCTTCGGTGGATGTGATTACCGGCCTCATTAAGGCTAATTTTCCTTCCCGGTTGGCTTTTGCAGTCTATTCTCAGGTTGATTCTCGGACCATCCTGGATATGCCGGGAGCCGAGAAGCTCCTGGGGAACGGTGATTTGTTGTTTGCCCCCATCGGGGTCGGTAAACCCATTCGAGGGCAGGGGGCTTTTATTAGCACTGAGGAAACGAAAAAAGTGGTGGAACACTGGTCGAGGCAGAAAGGGAGCATCCATTATTCCATGGAGTTCGTATTTCGGGACGAAGAAGTAGAAATTTCTGAAGACGAGGACGACGTGTACGGAGAGGCGGTAAAAATCGTTATGGAGAGTGGCCGGGCCTCCACTTCGCTTCTGCAAAGGAGGTTGCGTATTGGGTTTAACCGTGCTGCCCGGCTTATTGAAAGAATGGAAAGAGAGGGAATCGTTGGCCCATATGAGGGGAGTAAGCCGAGAAAAGTTATCATGAGGAGAGGGGAACAGTAA
- a CDS encoding helix-turn-helix domain-containing protein: MVNFNIEVAVQLGEFLRKKREERKVDLAKASEATLISPLYLEALENGEWHRLPGRTYASGYLKIYSRFLGVDSQEVLALFKQAYGGIEEKVSLVPEKISGRRKKNKNILRFLMVTFTILLVAFVFILISYRLPIFSKLNQEDRTVPAAEEAVSPEVVLPTPQPIPEFSVVVVLEPERLSWSEVRSGDRIVFSGILVPGKRYIFKSNEPIEISGKDGDRIKVNHNGNDLGYLASEGGDFEQTFGP, encoded by the coding sequence ATGGTCAATTTTAATATTGAAGTTGCTGTTCAACTGGGGGAGTTTCTAAGAAAGAAACGGGAAGAACGGAAGGTGGATCTAGCAAAAGCGAGCGAAGCTACCTTGATTTCTCCACTTTATTTAGAAGCATTGGAAAATGGCGAATGGCATAGGCTTCCAGGAAGGACATATGCTTCTGGATATCTGAAAATCTATAGCCGTTTCTTAGGGGTTGATTCCCAAGAAGTGCTTGCTTTGTTCAAGCAAGCGTATGGGGGGATAGAGGAAAAAGTATCGCTTGTGCCAGAGAAAATATCTGGGAGACGAAAGAAAAACAAGAATATCCTGCGTTTCCTCATGGTAACCTTTACCATACTACTGGTGGCATTCGTTTTCATTCTGATTTCTTACCGTTTGCCCATTTTCTCAAAGCTCAACCAGGAAGATCGTACTGTGCCTGCTGCCGAAGAAGCGGTATCTCCGGAAGTGGTGCTTCCTACTCCTCAGCCTATTCCTGAATTCTCAGTTGTGGTGGTGCTTGAGCCGGAGCGATTGTCTTGGAGCGAAGTTCGTTCTGGGGACCGGATCGTGTTTTCAGGGATACTGGTTCCCGGGAAGCGTTACATTTTTAAAAGTAATGAGCCAATTGAGATTTCAGGAAAAGACGGTGATAGGATTAAGGTAAACCATAACGGGAACGACCTGGGTTATCTCGCTTCAGAGGGTGGCGATTTCGAACAAACCTTTGGACCGTGA